The genomic stretch ACGATTGCCAGCACCCTGGACGTCCCGGTCGCCAACGGACTTGTCAGAAGGGTTCGCCGTGTCCGGTCTCAACGGGAGTTGAACCGGGAGGCCCGACTGGCGAATCTTCGCGGGGTATTTGAGGTCATCCCGCCAGTGCCAGAGCGAATAGCGATTGTCGATGATGTGGTGACCACCGGCGCGACCGTCAGGGTTTTATCATCAGCACTTCGGGAGGCCGGGGCCCGGAACATTCAGGTTTGGGCACTAGCCCGGACGCCAGGTTAAGACAGCAAAGCTTTTACACGTTCAGCAATTGCCAGGCAGGATGTTAAACCCGGCGATTCGATACCGAACAGATTAACCAGTCCCGGCAAACCGTGCGTCTCTGGACCATCAATCCGGAAATCCGCGAAGCCACCATCGGGGCCTATCAGCTTCGGTCGGATGCCGGCATAGGCGGGCTGAAGTCGGGTCGGGTCGAGTCCTGGCCACCATTGGCGGATGCCTCTGGCGAAGCCTTCCTGGCGGCTGGGTTCCACGGTGTAGTCTTCCTTTTCGATCCACTCTACATCCGGACCGAAACGGGCCTGGCCAGCGAGATCGAGAGTCAGGTGGATACCCAGGCCCCCAGGTTCAGGAACCGGATAGATCAGGGTCCTGAAAGGTGTTCGTCCGCTGTAGCTGAAGTAGACGCCCCTCGCGAACCATTGCCGGGGAATGCAGTCGTCGGGCAGACCTGCCCAGTTTTTTGCCAGCGGGACGGCGCCGAGCCCGGCGGCGTTAATGACATTTTTCGCTTCCAGAATTAGCGGGGTTTCGCCTGCCACGTTTAGACGGTGCCGCTGGCTATCCGATTCAGCAGCCGCTACCGGCGAGCGTAGAGCGAGCTGGCCGCCGGCATCATGGAGCTCGCCAAGCAAGGACAGCATCAGCCCGTGGCTGTCGACAATACCGGTTTCGGGAGACCAGAGCCCCGAGCTGGCGCAAATACCCGGAACACCTTGGGCGACTCTTTCGCCATCATAAAACTCAAGTTCAACACCATTGCTGGCTGCCGCAGCCTTAATATCACAGAGCTTGTCATTCTGTGCCTCGTCGACGGCAACAATCCACTTACCGCATTTACGGTGTCCAACCTTGTGCGTCAGGCAGTAATCATAAAGCTGCTGTCGGCCCTCAACACACAATTCCGCCTTCAGTGACCCTTGGGGGTAATAAATGCCGGCATGAACGACTTCGCTGTTTCGTGAGGAGATGCCCTCACCAAACCGGTCTGAGCTTTCCAGAACGATGACCTCATGCCCGGCTCTCGCCAGAGCGCGGGCAATAGCCAGCCCAATGACACCGGCGCCGATGACAACGGTTTGTGTTTCAAAGTTTTCTTGGTGCACTCTCGTTCGCCTTCACCCCACTGCCGAGGTATAGAGAATACCCCATTCTAATACCTGCAAGAACGTCGTTCTGTCTTTGCGACTCATTACTAGTGGAAAGATAACGGTTATACTTGGCTGCGACGAAAAATACTCGCCTTTTCCGCACTGGCATTGCCCGGTCGGAGCTGGACGAAAACTGGTACCATCTGCAAACCATGAAATCCAAATACGACACAAGGCTCTGAAACGCCCTTTATGACCCATGACCCCTCACTTGCGGCATCCACCCACCCCTACGATTCCCTGACGCCGGATATCATTCTGGATGCTATGGAAGAGGCAGGGTTTGCGGTAAGTGGCCGGCTGTTCGCGTTGAACAGCTATGAAAACCGGGTCTATCAGGTAGGCCTGGATGAAGGCGCCCCGGTAATTACCAAGTTCTATCGGCCGGGCCGATGGAGCGAAGCGGAAATCCGCGAGGAACATACATTCACCCTGGAGCTCCTGGAAGCCGACATTCCGGTTGTAGCACCCATGAAGCTGGCGACCGGGGACACGCTAGGACGCCATGGTGAGTTCCTGTTTGCGGTATTTCCGCAGCGTGGCGGGCAAGCACCAGACACAAGTGTTACCGATACCCTTTACCGGCTGGGGCAATGGCTGGGGCAGATCCACAATATTGGCGCCAAAAAACCGTTTGCCCATCGCTCGGGCATGGATTTGCTGGATGGCATCGAAGCCAGCAATCGGCTTTTGTTACGGGGAGACTGGATTCCGACGGATCTCAGGCCAGCCTGGGACAGCCTGATTCCTGACCTGCAAAGACTCTGTGCCGCTCGGGTTGACGAAGCCGGCCCGGTGGAAAGCCTGCGACTTCATGGCGACTGCCATGCCGGCAATATTCTCTGCCGGGACGAACAGATGCTGTTCGTGGATCTCGACGATTGCCGCACCGGACCCGCCATTCAGGATATGTGGTTGCTGCTGAACGGAGACGACTTCGAGCGCGGCGCCCAGTTGGGAGAGTTGCTGGAAGGCTATGAAATGTTCCGTGATTTCAATCGCCGCGAGCGCCACCTGATTGAGCCGCTACGCTGCTTCCGGCAGATTGCCCATTGCGCGTGGCTGGCAAAGCGCTGGGATGACCCTGCATTTCCGCGCTTCTTTCCCTGGTTTGCCCAGCCACGGTTCTGGTCAGACCAGATTCTGTCGCTCCGGGAGCAGTTATCAGCCTTGCAGTCACCGGCCATCACGGTGCCGGGACAATACTGACCAACACTTTTAATTCGTTTGATTTGAGGTATGCATGAGCCAGAATGAGGCCCGTTACACCGTCCGTAGCCTGATCGTAACCGCTGTGGTTGCGGCTATTGGCACCGTTCTTGTATTGGAGATGAGCGGCAGGATCAACCACAGCGAGAACAAGGATCACGTGCCTGTTGGCGATTTCCAGGCCATCCATGTAACCGAGGAGGATCCGTTTCGCATGTCGCCCAAAGCCTCGGAACTGCACGCCGTGTGCGAAAATGGTTACCTGGCAATTGCCGCCGATGTGGATCCCTCGTTCCGGGGAATCCTGGTGGACTATAAAAATCGCGGCGTACGCTGCTCAAGGCCCTCCCCGACCGGGCCTGCCGTTCTGCCCGCCCCCGAGACTCCGGACACCAATGAATAAATCCCGCAAGCCGTCGGAGGCACCCGAGCAGATCACGGACCGGCTGTTTGCCACAGAGCGCCGGC from Marinobacter adhaerens HP15 encodes the following:
- a CDS encoding NAD(P)/FAD-dependent oxidoreductase, with the translated sequence MHQENFETQTVVIGAGVIGLAIARALARAGHEVIVLESSDRFGEGISSRNSEVVHAGIYYPQGSLKAELCVEGRQQLYDYCLTHKVGHRKCGKWIVAVDEAQNDKLCDIKAAAASNGVELEFYDGERVAQGVPGICASSGLWSPETGIVDSHGLMLSLLGELHDAGGQLALRSPVAAAESDSQRHRLNVAGETPLILEAKNVINAAGLGAVPLAKNWAGLPDDCIPRQWFARGVYFSYSGRTPFRTLIYPVPEPGGLGIHLTLDLAGQARFGPDVEWIEKEDYTVEPSRQEGFARGIRQWWPGLDPTRLQPAYAGIRPKLIGPDGGFADFRIDGPETHGLPGLVNLFGIESPGLTSCLAIAERVKALLS
- a CDS encoding serine/threonine protein kinase, producing MTHDPSLAASTHPYDSLTPDIILDAMEEAGFAVSGRLFALNSYENRVYQVGLDEGAPVITKFYRPGRWSEAEIREEHTFTLELLEADIPVVAPMKLATGDTLGRHGEFLFAVFPQRGGQAPDTSVTDTLYRLGQWLGQIHNIGAKKPFAHRSGMDLLDGIEASNRLLLRGDWIPTDLRPAWDSLIPDLQRLCAARVDEAGPVESLRLHGDCHAGNILCRDEQMLFVDLDDCRTGPAIQDMWLLLNGDDFERGAQLGELLEGYEMFRDFNRRERHLIEPLRCFRQIAHCAWLAKRWDDPAFPRFFPWFAQPRFWSDQILSLREQLSALQSPAITVPGQY